The following coding sequences lie in one Xanthomonas hyacinthi genomic window:
- the fabR gene encoding HTH-type transcriptional repressor FabR yields MTSTPLPLPEDALPARKSAISREDLLAAALKLIGPHRSVSTLSLREVTREAGIAPNSFYRQFRDMDELAVALIDLAGSSLRTIIGQARQRAAGSNRSVILSSVETFMEQLRADDKLLHVLLREGTVGSDAFKRAVDRELNYFEEELRVDLIRLAAIDAAPLHEPALVSKAITRLVFAMGATAMDLPPEKDPELIRQISAMLRMIILGSRTIATG; encoded by the coding sequence ATGACCTCCACCCCCCTGCCCCTGCCCGAGGATGCGCTGCCCGCGCGCAAGAGCGCGATCTCGCGCGAAGACCTGCTGGCGGCGGCGTTGAAGCTGATCGGGCCGCACCGCAGCGTGTCCACGCTGAGCCTGCGCGAGGTGACCCGCGAGGCCGGCATCGCCCCGAACAGCTTCTATCGCCAGTTCCGCGACATGGACGAACTGGCGGTGGCGCTGATCGACCTGGCCGGCAGTTCGCTGCGCACCATCATCGGCCAGGCCCGGCAGCGCGCGGCCGGCAGCAACCGCAGCGTCATCCTCAGCTCGGTGGAGACCTTCATGGAGCAGTTGCGCGCCGACGACAAGCTGCTGCACGTGCTGCTGCGCGAGGGCACGGTGGGTTCGGATGCGTTCAAGCGCGCGGTGGACCGCGAGCTGAACTACTTCGAGGAAGAACTGCGCGTGGACCTGATCCGCCTGGCGGCGATCGACGCTGCGCCGCTGCACGAGCCGGCGCTGGTGTCCAAGGCGATCACCCGGCTGGTGTTCGCGATGGGCGCCACCGCGATGGACCTGCCGCCGGAGAAGGATCCGGAGCTGATCCGCCAGATCAGCGCGATGCTGCGCATGATCATTCTCGGCTCGCGCACGATCGCCACCGGCTGA
- a CDS encoding ferredoxin reductase has protein sequence MNAARRPASARSATRALRAWVQPEVFDFWSTRIHPLWTWQRPRARLLQRERASSDAVTLILKANRHWRGLRAGQHVQLGVEIDGRRLTRSYSPTPLPGGRLAITVKAIDGGRVSQYLADAARIGETFELGQAFGDMVLPAAPQGRWLLLAAGSGITPMRALLRQLAAAGMPADVDLIYWARRREQLCFVEELQALAAAYSRFRLQLAITGEGATPAPRVDSLPLAHLAGLGQAQVLACGPGGFVQAARTRLEGNVARFQAEAFSPPLLADAEHGTVAVTLARSGRVLQLPRGQSLLSALEAEGLRPKHGCRMGICNSCACGKQSGATRDLLTGAHATEPGSMLKLCINSASSDLILDL, from the coding sequence ATGAACGCTGCCCGCCGTCCTGCCTCCGCCCGCTCCGCCACCCGCGCCCTGCGCGCCTGGGTGCAGCCGGAGGTGTTCGATTTCTGGTCCACACGGATCCATCCGCTGTGGACCTGGCAGCGTCCGCGCGCGCGGCTGCTGCAGCGCGAACGCGCCAGCAGCGACGCGGTGACCCTGATCCTCAAGGCCAACCGCCACTGGCGCGGCCTGCGCGCCGGCCAGCACGTGCAGCTGGGCGTGGAGATCGACGGGCGCCGCCTGACCCGCAGCTACAGCCCCACGCCGCTGCCGGGCGGACGCCTGGCGATCACGGTCAAGGCGATCGACGGCGGCCGCGTCAGCCAGTACCTGGCCGACGCCGCGCGGATCGGTGAGACCTTCGAACTGGGCCAGGCGTTCGGCGACATGGTGCTGCCCGCCGCGCCGCAGGGACGCTGGCTGCTGCTGGCCGCCGGCAGCGGCATCACCCCGATGCGCGCGCTGCTGCGGCAGCTGGCCGCGGCCGGCATGCCCGCCGACGTGGACCTGATCTACTGGGCGCGGCGCCGCGAGCAACTGTGCTTCGTCGAGGAACTGCAGGCGCTGGCCGCCGCCTACTCGCGTTTCCGCCTGCAACTGGCGATCACCGGCGAAGGCGCCACGCCAGCGCCGCGCGTGGACAGCTTGCCACTGGCGCACCTGGCCGGGCTGGGGCAGGCGCAGGTGCTGGCCTGCGGTCCCGGCGGTTTCGTGCAGGCCGCGCGTACCCGCCTGGAGGGCAATGTCGCGCGCTTCCAGGCCGAGGCGTTCAGTCCGCCGCTGCTGGCCGATGCCGAACACGGCACGGTCGCGGTGACGCTGGCGCGTAGCGGCCGTGTGCTACAGCTGCCGCGTGGGCAATCGCTGCTCAGCGCGCTGGAAGCCGAAGGCCTGCGCCCGAAGCACGGCTGCCGCATGGGCATCTGCAACAGCTGCGCCTGCGGCAAGCAGTCCGGCGCGACCCGCGACCTGCTCACCGGCGCGCATGCCACCGAACCAGGCTCGATGCTGAAGCTGTGCATCAACAGCGCCAGCAGCGACCTGATCCTGGACCTTTGA